The following DNA comes from Microbacterium terregens.
GCTTTATCGGGCCGGACGTCCCCTCCTGGAAATGGGGTCCCAGAACGACTCCAGGGCGTGGTCCGCGCGATACCTACGGCTGAGATACCTCCGGTCCTATCCGGGTGAAATCCATCGCGCCACAGAGCCGCACATGGCGCCTGGCCGACGTGTTCCTTGGTAGACTGGGGAGGCCCGGAATTACGATGTGGAGCGCGCCGATAATATGACGTCTGATACCCCCGACAGCCTGCCCGAGCAATCCGATCAGCATTCCGTGGAACCAGACCCGGCCGAGCGGACGCATGTGCGATACGGGGCCGAAGACATTCAGGTTCTCGAGGGCCTTGAGGCCGTCCGCAAGCGACCGGGAATGTACATCGGGTCGACCGGACCGCGCGGCCTGCACCACCTGGTCCAGGAGATCGTCGACAACTCCGTCGACGAAGCGCTCGCCGGCTACTGCGACACCATCCTTGTGACCATCCTGCCCGACGGCGGAGTACGGGTCGTGGACAACGGCCGCGGCATCCCCGTGGACATGCACCAGGCCGAGGGTCGCTCGACGGTGGAGGTCGTGCTGACCGTGCTGCACGCCGGCGGAAAGTTCGGCGGCGGCGGTTACGCCGTTTCGGGTGGACTGCACGGGGTCGGATCTTCCGTGGTCAACGCGCTGTCGAGCCGCCTCGACGTGGAAGTGCGTCGCCAGGGATACGTCTGGCGTCAGTCCTACCGCGATGGGGGCGTTCCGCAGGCACCTCTGGAGCGGGCGGAGGAGAGCCCCGACACCGGCACGACCATCACGTTCTGGCCGGACGACTCGATCTTCGAGACCGTCGACTTCGATTACGACACCCTGCGCACCCGCTTCCAGCAGATGGCGTTCTTGAACAAGGGACTGCGCATCGATCTGGTGGACGAGCGCCCGGGAGCCGCGTACGAGCAGGAAGTCTCGCCCGGCGAGGTCGTTCTGCAGCAGCCGAACGACAGCTTTCTGTACGAGCGCGGGCTCGTGGACTACGTCGAATACCTCAATCGCGTGCGCAAGGCGGAGCACGTGCACGAGGACATCATCGACTTCGAGACAGAGGACACCGAGCGCAAGATCGCGCTCGAGGTCGCGATGCAGTGGACCACCTCGTACACCGAGAACGTCTTCACGTACGCGAACACCATCAATACGCACGAGGGCGGCACGCACGAAGAAGGTTTCCGCGCCGCGCTGACCACACTCGTCAACAAGTACGCCCGCGCCAACAGCCTGCTCAAGGAGAAGGACGAGAACCTCTCCGGCGACGACGTGCGCGAGGGTCTGACCGCCGTCATCTCGGTCAAGCTCGCCGAACCGCAGTTCGAGGGTCAGACCAAGACCAAGCTCGGCAACACCGAAGCCAAGGCGTTCGTGCAGAAGGTCGTCGGCGATCGGCTCGGGGACTGGTTCGACCGCAACCCCGCGCAGGCCAAGAACGTCGTGCGCAAGGCGATCGATGCGGCCACCGCACGGCTCGCTGCACGGAAGGCGCGCGAGACCGCGCGCCGGAAGAGCGTGTTCGAGAGCGCGGCCATGCCCGACAAGCTCAAGGACTGCACGAGCAAGGATCCTTCGATCAGCGAGATCTTCCTGGTGGAGGGTGACTCGGCCGGCGGCTCCGCGGTCCAGGGCCGCGACCCGCACACGCAGGCGATCCTCGCCTTGCGCGGAAAGATCCTCAACGTCGAGCGCGCGCGTCTGGACCGGGCCCTCGGCAACAAAGAAGTACAGGCGATGATCCAGGCCTTCGGCACCGGCATCGGCGAAGAGTTCGACATCGAAAAGGCCAGGTACCACAAGATCGTCCTGATGGCCGATGCCGACGTCGACGGCCAGCACATCACCACGCTGCTGCTCACCCTTCTGTTCCGCTACATGCGAGGACTGATCGAAGCGGGCTTCGTCTACCTCGCCCAGCCGCCGCTGTTCCGCCTGAAGTGGTCGAACTCGCCGCACGAGTACGTCTACAGCGACCGGGAGCGCGATGCGCTTCTGGCTGAAGGCGTCGCCACGGGCAAGCGCATCCCGAAGGACAACGCGATCCAGCGTTACAAGGGTCTGGGTGAGATGAACGACAAGGAGTTGTGGGAGACCACCATGGATCCGGAGACCCGCACGCTTCGACAGGTGACGATCGACGATGCCGCGTCGGCCGACGAGATCTTCACCATCCTGATGGGCGAGGACGTCGAGTCCCGCCGCGGATTCATCCAGCGCAACGCGAAAGACGTCCGCTTCCTCGACATCTGATCCCCCGATCGGATGCCCTGTGATCCCGGCTGCGAAGAAACGAAACGAAACCGATGACTGACGAATCACACCCCGCCGTCCCTGAGCACAATCACGGCCGCATCGACCAGATCGACCTGCAGGCCGAGATGCAGCGCAGCTATCTCGACTATGCGATGAGCGTCATCATCGGGCGTGCGCTGCCGCGCGTCGAGGATGGCCTCAAGCCGGTGCACCGCCGGGTCATCTACGCGATGTACGACGGCGGCTTCCGCCCCGACAAGTCGTTCTCCAAGTGCGCGCGTGTGGTCGGCGAGGTCATGGGTCACTACCACCCCCACGGCGACGCGCCGATCTATGACGCCCTCGTCCGCCTCGTGCAGCCGTGGTCGATGCGCTACCCGCTCGCGCAGGGTCAGGGAAACTTCGGGTCGCCCGGCAACCAGGGCGCGGCAGCACCCCGGTACACCGAGACCAAGATGGCCCAGCTCGCGCTCGAGATGGTGCGCGACATCGAAGAAGACACCGTCGATTTCCAGGACAACTACGACGGACAGACGCGCGAGCCCGTCGTCCTGCCCGCGCGTTTCCCCAACCTGCTGGTCAACGGCTCCGTCGGCATCGCGGTCGGCATGGCGACCAACATCCCGCCCCACAACCTGCGCGAGGTGGCCAGCGGCGCACTGTGGGCGCTCGCCCACCCCGAGGCGAACCGGGAGGAGCTGCTCGAGGCCCTCATGGAGCGGATCCCCGGACCGGACTTCCCGACGCACGCGCAGATCCTCGGCACCCGCGGTATCAAGGATGCCTACCGCACCGGGCGCGGCTCGATCACGATGCGCGCCGTCGTCAACGTCGAGGAGGTGCAGGGCCGCAACTGCCTCGTGATCACCGAGCTGCCCTATCAGGTCAACCCCGACAACGTCGCCGTCAAGATCGCCGACCTCGCGCGCGAGGGCAAGATCACCGGCATCGCCGATATCCGCGACGAGTCCTCCGGCCGTACGGGTCAGCGCCTGGTGATCGTCCTGAAACGGGATGCCGTCGCCAAGGTCGTGCTGAACAACCTGTACAAGCACACCCAGCTGCAGGAGAACTTCGGCGCGAACATGCTTGCGATCGTCGACGGCGTGCCGCGCACGCTGCCGCTGGACGGGTTCATCACGCACTGGATCGATCACCAGATCGAAGTCATCGTCCGCCGTACGCAGTTCCGGCTGCGCAAGGCGGAGGAGCGCATGCACATCCTGCGCGGGTACCTGAAGGCGCTGGACGCGCTCGATGACGTGATCGCCCTGATCCGCCGGTCGGCGACGGTCGACGATGCGCGCGAGGGCCTCAAGTCGCTGCTGGCGATCGACGACATCCAAGCCGACGCGATCCTCACGATGCAGCTGCGTCGCCTCGCGGCGCTGGAGCGTCAGAAGATCATCGACGAGGCCGAAGACCTCGAGTCTCAGATCGCGGACTTCAAGGCGATCCTGGCCGACCCGGTGCGTCAGCGCACGATCATCCGTGACGAGCTCACCTCGATCGTGGAGCGCTTCGGCGACGATCGGCGCACGCAGATCCTGGCCGGCTACGACGGCGACATGTCGATCGAGGACCTGATCCCCGAAGAGGAGATGGTCATCACCGTCACGCGTGATGGGTACATCAAGCGGACGCGCAGCGACAACTACCGCCAGCAGCATCGGGGTGGCCGAGGCGTCAAGGGCGCGCAACTGCGCGCGGACGACGTGGTGGAGCACTTCTTCGTCACCACGACCCACCATTGGCTGCTCTTCTTCACGACCAAGGGCCGGGTGTACCGCGCGAAGGCGTACGAGGTGCCCGAGGCGGGCCGTGACGCGAAGGGACAGCACGTCGCCAACCTGCTGGCCCTGCAGCCGGACGAGGAGATCGCACAGATCCTCGACATCCGCGACTACGGCGTGGCCACCTACCTCGTTCTGGCCACGCGGGGCGGTCTGGTCAAGAAGACCCGGCTCACCGAGTACGACACCAATCGACAGGGTGGCGTGATCGCGATCAGGCTGCGCGAAGGCGACGAGGTGACCAGCGCCCTGCTGGTCGAGGAGGGCGATGACGTCCTGCTCATCAGCCGCCACGGCATGTCGCTGCGCTTCACCGCCACCGATGATTCGCTGCGCCCGATGGGACGCTCGACCGAGGGAGTGAAGGGGATGTCCTTCCGTGAGGGCGACAGCCTGCTCTCGGCATCGGTCGCCGAGGCCGGCGCGTTCGTGTTCGTCGTCACCGACGGCGGTTACGCCAAGCGCACCGCCATCGAGCAGTATCGCGGCCAGAGCCGTGGCGGGCTCGGCATCAAGGTTGCGCGTCTGAGCGATGACCGCGGCGTTCTCGCCGGCGGTTTGATGGTCTCCGAGGACGACGAGGTCTTGGTGGTTCTTGCCAGTGGCAAGGTGGTACGCTCTGCCGTGGCCGAGGTCCCTGCCAAGGGTCGCGACACCATGGGTGTCGTTTTCGCCCGCGCCGACGACGATGATCGCATCATCGCGATCGCCCGTAACGGAGAGCGTGGCCTGACCGAGACATCAGAGGCAGCCGACACAGAAGCAGACGTGTCCGGCACACCCGAGGCCTCCGCCGAGACCCCCGAAGAGAGTACTGACGCATGAGCACCGTAGCCGACAAGCTCGCAAAGAAGTCCAGCCACAAGACCAGCGCCAAGCAGGTGCGCCTGCGGCTGGTGTACGTCGACTTCTGGTCGGCAGTGAAGCTGTCGTTCCTGGCCGCCGTCGCTCTCGCGATCGTGACAGTGGTGACCTTCTTCCTGGTCTACCTGATCGTTCAGACCACGGGACTGATCGGCAAGGTCGACGAGTTCTTCCAGAGCTTCTCAGACGGTGGCATCTCGATCACCGCGTTCATCGGCCTGCCCCAGGTGATGGCCTTCGCTGCCATCATCGCGATCCTGAACCTCGTCGTCGTGACCGTACTGGGCGCCGTGGTGGCCGGCATCTACAACCTCGCGGTCAAGGTGACCGGCGGACTGCTCGTCGGGTTCACATCCAACTAGTGACGCGGCCGTTTCGGCTCGTACGTGGGCGCATCCGGACCGATCGGACCATGCCGGATGAGCCCACCGGGGTGCCGATCGCGAGCGCATCGGCGAGAGCGAGTCGCCTGCTCCACGGATTCGTCAAATCCCCGCCGTTCAGGTAAAGTCTTGCAGGTTGACGGCGCTCGCGCCGTGACAATTCGGGGCTATAGCTCAGGCGGTTAGAGCGCTTCACTGATAATGAAGAGGTCCCAGGTTCAAGTCCTGGTAGCCCCACAGGCGAGTGGGGTGGATGCTTGCATCCACTCCCACGCCGATTGAGCCTCTTGTGCGGGCAGAGCCCGCAAAACAGCTCAGGGGCCTTAGCTCAGTTGGTAGAGCGCCTGCTTTGCAAGCAGGATGTCAGGAGTTCGAATCTCCTAGGCTCCACAGTCCAGAAGTCCCCTGATCAGAGCGCCTTTCCGGCCTCCTGCTCGGGGGACTTTCTCGTTGCCTCCAGAGCCGTTCGTGCCATGGTCGTGCCAGTAGCGGTCCCGATCGACCCTCCGGAGAGGGCATCCATACCCGCCGCGATCGCCCCGGAGCGCTCCTCCGCCGCGTGCTGGTAGAGCAGAGCCGCCCGGGCGGTCGAGTGTCCCGCGCGGGCCATGAGTTCGCGGGTCGTCGCGCCCGCCTGAGCCGCCAGAGTGAGGCTCGCGTGCCGCAGATCGTGGAGCCGGAACTGGGACAGTCCAGCCCTGCGAGCCGCCTTCCGCCAGGCCTGGCCGATCGCCCCTCCGGTGAACCGTTCGCCGTCCGAGCCGGGGAACATCGGAGCCTTGCCGAACCCGGGAGCGGTCGAGAGGTAGATCTCCAGATCCGCCGCGATGCTCGGCGGGAGATCCACCCTCCGAACGTTGCCCGTCTTGGTGCCGCTCTCGATCTCGTCGCCGCCGACGCGGACGATCTGCCGCTCGACCAGGAGGACCCCGCCCGCGTAGTCCCGCCGCTGGAGCGCGAGGAGTTCACCGAGGCGGAGATGCGCGCCAAACATGACTCGGATAGGCAGATGCCACTTCGCCGGCATCGCCGCGACGATCCGCCCGAGATCCTCGGCGCTCATGTACGGGCGCTCTGCATGCTTCACCGATCCGGCGCGGTCGATCTGGCAGGGGTTCGCGGGGATTATCCCGTCCCGCACGGCGGTCGCCATGATCGCCCGGAGGAGGCTGTAGGCCTGGCGGAGTCGAGATGATCCGTCGCCGCCTTGCCGCTTGGCGGATGCCGCGAGCGCTCGGCCCGTCTTCGTGTACCAGGCGCGGACCTGGGAGGGAGTGATCGAGGCGATCGGCATCTCCCGGAGCGGAGTGAGTGGACCGGCGAGCGTCGTCTCGTAGAGATCTCGAGTCTTGGGCGCGAGCGCTCCTCGGCGTCCCCCGTGGGCGATCCAGTCGGCGGCATACGGGCCGAACGGAACGAGCCCTGCGCGGTGGTCGATGTAGGTTCCGCGCATCCGATCGGAGCGCACGGCGGCGAGATGATCGAGCGCCTCCCGCTTCGTCTGGAACGTCTGAGGGCCGGTCATGGGGCGTCCTGCCGGGTCGAGATAGCGGGACTGCCACCGCCCGGAGGGGAGTTTGCGGACCGATCCGAAGTCGATTCGAGAACTTTTCCTGGTGCTCGTTGTCATGGGTTCTGCCTTTCGTCGGGAGTGCCTGGTTTCGGTGCCTGATCTGATCTTTCCTGCGTTCGCCTCGGATCTCACCGTGGGGTCTACTTAGTTCTCATGATGGGAACAAACTCCAGGTCAGAGTAGGAATCAGTGTCGCAAAGACACCCTATTCTGATCCCAGGACACCGGCCCGAACCGAACGAACGGAACCCAGAGATGACCACCACAGCCCCTGCTTCCGAGCGGCACGCCCTCACGATCGAGGACCTCCACGGACGCGCCACCTGCACCGTCCCCGAGGCCGCGCAGATCCTCGGGATAGGCACCTGGTCGGCCTACGAGGCGATCAAGCGCGACGAGATCCCCGTGCTCCGCATCGGCAAGCGCATCCTCATCCCCGTCCCTCGCCTCCGCGCCCTCCTCGGCGCAGACGCCTGATCCCCTCCAGCACGAGATCCCAACAGCGACAGATCGGGCGCGAGATGAACGACGACGGCGAGAGGTTCGCCCAGGTGCCGCACTGGCTCCAGGACAACGCGCACGCACTGGGCATCGGCCCGGGCGGCATCGCGGCCTACGCCGTGCTCTATCGGCGCGCGGACTGGAGCACGGGGCTGATCGAGACGGTGGGCATGGAAACGATCGCCCGTCTCTCCGGAAGCGGAAGCCGGATGACCGCGACCGCCGCCGTCAAGCAACTACTCCACGCGGGGCTCCTGGAGATCGTGACCCGCCGTCGCACCCAGCCCCACATCTACCGGCTGAGACTCCCCGCCGAGGGTCCGCCCTCCTCGGTTGGTGTCCAGAATCTAGCCACCATGGGCGATGCCGAGACTGCCGACCAGGCTCCCGTCACCGACGACGAGAAGGATCTTGGTGCCCAAAATCTAGCCACCGGGTGCCTAGAAATTGGCCACCATGGTGCCCAGAATCTAGCCACATTCAGATCTACAGATCTCTCCAGATCTCTAAAGGCCGATCCCTCCGGGCTCGCCGGGGCAATGCCCGCCAAGTCGGGCGACCCCGAGGAGATCGGCTCCGCCGTCTCCAGCCTCGCCCAGACAGACCATCTCGCGATCGGATCATCCGCTCCCAACGTCGGGACAGGTGACCTCACCTCGACGGGTGACCGACCAAGCCATAGATCCCCGCGCGCCCGCGCCAGCCGCGCGCAGATCCTCTGGCTCCGCGACCTCCGCGCCATGACCGGAACCGGACTCGAGAACCCGGACCCCCTGACCGTGCACGACGCCGACGCCGAGATCCGGGACCTCTGGCCCGAGATCGAACGACGCCGGCACCGGGGCGATCCCCTCGACGGCAACTACTGGGACCTCAGTCCGCGAGCCCGCGTCTATGTGGACGAGCACGATCTCGATATCGACCGAAGGGAAGCATCATGAGCGAGCGAGACATCCGCCAGTTCCGGCGAGCGCAGGAGACGATCGGGCAGACACGAACCGCCGCCCGCGCCGCCTCGACTCCCGACCACGCCCGGGATGCGCTCCTCGCGCAGATCCGCCGCACCCTCGACACCCCCGATCGGGTAAGTCTCCGCCGCGCGAAGGACGAACGGGATCGGGCCGTGAAGGGCTACGGCTCCGCCCTCGACTACTCGCAGGGCTGGGTGGCCGACTCGGTGCGTCGATACGTGGGGGCGATCTCAGCCGAGGCGGCGGCGAACCGGGCCGAGGTCCGCCAGACGAGGGAACTACTCGCCGCGCTCCTCGCCCTCCACGACCGCCAGAGCAAGACACCCATAGAGCAAGACACATCGGAGGGTCCAGCATGACCACGACCAAGGGCAAGACCCGAACCCAGATCGCCGCGTC
Coding sequences within:
- a CDS encoding site-specific integrase, coding for MTGPQTFQTKREALDHLAAVRSDRMRGTYIDHRAGLVPFGPYAADWIAHGGRRGALAPKTRDLYETTLAGPLTPLREMPIASITPSQVRAWYTKTGRALAASAKRQGGDGSSRLRQAYSLLRAIMATAVRDGIIPANPCQIDRAGSVKHAERPYMSAEDLGRIVAAMPAKWHLPIRVMFGAHLRLGELLALQRRDYAGGVLLVERQIVRVGGDEIESGTKTGNVRRVDLPPSIAADLEIYLSTAPGFGKAPMFPGSDGERFTGGAIGQAWRKAARRAGLSQFRLHDLRHASLTLAAQAGATTRELMARAGHSTARAALLYQHAAEERSGAIAAGMDALSGGSIGTATGTTMARTALEATRKSPEQEAGKAL
- the gyrB gene encoding DNA topoisomerase (ATP-hydrolyzing) subunit B; this translates as MTSDTPDSLPEQSDQHSVEPDPAERTHVRYGAEDIQVLEGLEAVRKRPGMYIGSTGPRGLHHLVQEIVDNSVDEALAGYCDTILVTILPDGGVRVVDNGRGIPVDMHQAEGRSTVEVVLTVLHAGGKFGGGGYAVSGGLHGVGSSVVNALSSRLDVEVRRQGYVWRQSYRDGGVPQAPLERAEESPDTGTTITFWPDDSIFETVDFDYDTLRTRFQQMAFLNKGLRIDLVDERPGAAYEQEVSPGEVVLQQPNDSFLYERGLVDYVEYLNRVRKAEHVHEDIIDFETEDTERKIALEVAMQWTTSYTENVFTYANTINTHEGGTHEEGFRAALTTLVNKYARANSLLKEKDENLSGDDVREGLTAVISVKLAEPQFEGQTKTKLGNTEAKAFVQKVVGDRLGDWFDRNPAQAKNVVRKAIDAATARLAARKARETARRKSVFESAAMPDKLKDCTSKDPSISEIFLVEGDSAGGSAVQGRDPHTQAILALRGKILNVERARLDRALGNKEVQAMIQAFGTGIGEEFDIEKARYHKIVLMADADVDGQHITTLLLTLLFRYMRGLIEAGFVYLAQPPLFRLKWSNSPHEYVYSDRERDALLAEGVATGKRIPKDNAIQRYKGLGEMNDKELWETTMDPETRTLRQVTIDDAASADEIFTILMGEDVESRRGFIQRNAKDVRFLDI
- the gyrA gene encoding DNA gyrase subunit A, with amino-acid sequence MTDESHPAVPEHNHGRIDQIDLQAEMQRSYLDYAMSVIIGRALPRVEDGLKPVHRRVIYAMYDGGFRPDKSFSKCARVVGEVMGHYHPHGDAPIYDALVRLVQPWSMRYPLAQGQGNFGSPGNQGAAAPRYTETKMAQLALEMVRDIEEDTVDFQDNYDGQTREPVVLPARFPNLLVNGSVGIAVGMATNIPPHNLREVASGALWALAHPEANREELLEALMERIPGPDFPTHAQILGTRGIKDAYRTGRGSITMRAVVNVEEVQGRNCLVITELPYQVNPDNVAVKIADLAREGKITGIADIRDESSGRTGQRLVIVLKRDAVAKVVLNNLYKHTQLQENFGANMLAIVDGVPRTLPLDGFITHWIDHQIEVIVRRTQFRLRKAEERMHILRGYLKALDALDDVIALIRRSATVDDAREGLKSLLAIDDIQADAILTMQLRRLAALERQKIIDEAEDLESQIADFKAILADPVRQRTIIRDELTSIVERFGDDRRTQILAGYDGDMSIEDLIPEEEMVITVTRDGYIKRTRSDNYRQQHRGGRGVKGAQLRADDVVEHFFVTTTHHWLLFFTTKGRVYRAKAYEVPEAGRDAKGQHVANLLALQPDEEIAQILDIRDYGVATYLVLATRGGLVKKTRLTEYDTNRQGGVIAIRLREGDEVTSALLVEEGDDVLLISRHGMSLRFTATDDSLRPMGRSTEGVKGMSFREGDSLLSASVAEAGAFVFVVTDGGYAKRTAIEQYRGQSRGGLGIKVARLSDDRGVLAGGLMVSEDDEVLVVLASGKVVRSAVAEVPAKGRDTMGVVFARADDDDRIIAIARNGERGLTETSEAADTEADVSGTPEASAETPEESTDA
- a CDS encoding helix-turn-helix domain-containing protein; translated protein: MTTTAPASERHALTIEDLHGRATCTVPEAAQILGIGTWSAYEAIKRDEIPVLRIGKRILIPVPRLRALLGADA
- a CDS encoding DUF3566 domain-containing protein is translated as MSTVADKLAKKSSHKTSAKQVRLRLVYVDFWSAVKLSFLAAVALAIVTVVTFFLVYLIVQTTGLIGKVDEFFQSFSDGGISITAFIGLPQVMAFAAIIAILNLVVVTVLGAVVAGIYNLAVKVTGGLLVGFTSN